The following DNA comes from Winogradskyella sp. PG-2.
GCAAGGCTTTACCTCGACTAAACAAACTTTTTGCCGAAAAGAAAGCTAAAAAAACCTATTGGGCTTTGGTAAAGAAGACACCACCTAAAACAAAAGATACACTCATTCATTGGTTAAAAAAGAATTCAAAAAACAACAAATCAAAAGCGTACGATAAAGAAGTGGAAGGAAGTAAAAAGGCTATACTCCATTATCAAATCATTAAAAAACTTGAAAATTTCTATTTGTTAGAGATTGACTTAGAAACAGGAAGGCATCATCAAATACGTGCGCAATTAAGTTCTATTGGATGTCCTATTAAAGGAGATTTGAAATATGGTTTTGATCGCAGTAATAAAGACGCAAGTATTAGTTTACATGCCAGAACCTTACGATTTATTCACCCAGTAAAAAAAGAGGATATTAATATAGTGGCACCTCTACCCAGAGATCCACTTTGGAATGCTTGTAATAATTAAAGTGTTCTGTATGGATAAACTAAGTGCAGGATTGTGCCCTTATTTAGTTGAGACTCTAATTGAAAATTAGTATTAATAAGCTCAGCTCTTTTTTCCATATTAATTAAACCTGAACCTTTTTCTACAGTATTCAAGTCAAATCCAGAACCATCATCTTCAATACTAATTTCAAGTTTGTCCTCAAAATAATTTATGCTAATGTTTAAATGCTCTGCTTCAGCGTATTTGAGTGTATTAGACGAAAATTCTTGAAGAATACGGAATAAAATGGTTTCATCCTTTTCGTTCTCAAAATTTACCTTATTCCCAGTAATAGCTATACTAGATTGTATTAAACCTGTTTTATTTAAACGTTCTATTTCATTTTTAACTACAGCTTCAAAACCTAAATTAAATATCACATCACTATTTAGAGACTTAGATAAAGTCCTTACTTCAGTTAAGGTCTCTTTTAAAGCTTCAGATGCATTATCAACCTTAGTCTTAACCTCATCATCAACAATCCTTGAAACTGCTTTCATTTGCATTGAAGCCAAAGCGAGCATTTGCCCTACATTATCATGTAACTCTCTACCTACGTGTTTTAAGGTTTCTTCTTGTATTTCTTGCTGAGTTCTAACTAGTTCTTCCTCGAACTTTTTTTCTTGCTCGATTCGATCTATAATTAGTTGGTTTTTTCGTTTTTGGAAAATTGTAAAAAAAAGTACAAATACGACTATTAAAACTAAAACAAAAAACGCCACGTAAGCTATTAGGGCTATTAGCTCTTGGCTAATTTCATCTTGAACCGCAGCGAATATAAAAATGCAAATGTGTACCATGAATACAAAATTATATTAGATATATCTAAGAACAAACTTCTAAAAAAAATAAATTCTTTATTAACCTTTAAATAAAAAGCATTAAAAATAAATAATGGTGTTAAACAAATATACCATAACAATAATGCTATACTAACGTAAAAAACTGGAGATTTATAAAAATTCAATATGTCATTACTTTGCATTAATTCTCTTAAATAGAGCATAACCATAGTAAAAATAATAAAGGTATAGATAACGCTATCGTATGGAAGTCCCATTTTAAAAAAATTGTCTCCAACTAAGAAAAAGCCAACGCAAAATAGAGTATAACAAAAGACTAAATATTTAATAATTTTATGAGAAAAAGCTGTATTTGTATTTTTAATCATAAACTTTCCAATAAGAAATATAGTTACAGGATTGTATAAATTATAGAGCCAAGAATTTCGATAAAATTTAGAATTTTTGACACTTGCAATAAATGAATTGTCAGTAATATCATATAAATATGGATACATAGCTAAAGTCTCAACAAAAACAATAAACCATAAATACCAAACAAAAGGCCTTATAGTATCATCTTTTGTTTTCAACCAATAAAGAGATGAAGTTAAAGCAGCAACCAATTCCAATAAATGAAAAAGGAAATCGAAATTCGTCATTCTAAATTAGTTGATACAATTAAGTT
Coding sequences within:
- a CDS encoding sensor histidine kinase, with translation MVHICIFIFAAVQDEISQELIALIAYVAFFVLVLIVVFVLFFTIFQKRKNQLIIDRIEQEKKFEEELVRTQQEIQEETLKHVGRELHDNVGQMLALASMQMKAVSRIVDDEVKTKVDNASEALKETLTEVRTLSKSLNSDVIFNLGFEAVVKNEIERLNKTGLIQSSIAITGNKVNFENEKDETILFRILQEFSSNTLKYAEAEHLNISINYFEDKLEISIEDDGSGFDLNTVEKGSGLINMEKRAELINTNFQLESQLNKGTILHLVYPYRTL
- a CDS encoding RluA family pseudouridine synthase, giving the protein MSKILSNKYNLQVIHEDNHIIVVNKRAGDIVQGDKTGDKPLSEVVKEYIAEKYNKPGNVYLGVVHRLDRPTTGIVLFSKTSKALPRLNKLFAEKKAKKTYWALVKKTPPKTKDTLIHWLKKNSKNNKSKAYDKEVEGSKKAILHYQIIKKLENFYLLEIDLETGRHHQIRAQLSSIGCPIKGDLKYGFDRSNKDASISLHARTLRFIHPVKKEDINIVAPLPRDPLWNACNN